One window of the Hoplias malabaricus isolate fHopMal1 chromosome Y, fHopMal1.hap1, whole genome shotgun sequence genome contains the following:
- the LOC136678743 gene encoding hyaluronan and proteoglycan link protein 3-like: MDELRLLLVFVLLYSTPAASRSFNGFSYQDIFNGNGNGEIHFNGVKLQVETQSLSVFAVGGSNVTLSCHFWYDPPLDSPRRVRVKWAWLPVSGDRESDVLVTIGHRHRSFGDFKDRVYLQQNFPGDISLVITNVTLNDSGQYRCEVIDGLEDESAAVDLELRGVVFPYQPHNGRYHLSFQAAQRTCEEQDAAVATFEQLYAAWQEGLDWCNAGWLADGTVQYPITQPRLPCGGLGLAPGLRSYGTRHKHIHKFDVFCFSSSITGQVYYLQHPEKLNFTEAVQACLEDGSQKAKVGQMYAAWRFLGLDRCDAGWLADGSVRYPISNPRQNCGPQEPGVRSFGFPSPHHKHGVYCYSSR; the protein is encoded by the exons ATGGATGAACTGCGCCTCCTGCTGGTCTTTGTTCTGCTGTATTCCACACCGGCAGCTTCACGTTCCTTCAACGGATTTTCCTACCAGGACATTTTTAACGGAAATGGCAATGGGGAAA TTCATTTTAATGGAGTGAAGCTGCAAGTTGAGACTCAGTCACTCTCAGTGTTTGCTGTTGGGGGCAGCAATGTGACCTTGTCCTGCCACTTCTGGTATGATCCCCCACTCGACAGCCCCCGCAGAGTCCGGGTCAAGTGGGCCTGGTTACCTGTCTCTGGGGATAGAGAGTCTGATGTCCTGGTCACTATTGGACACCGCCACCGCAGCTTTGGAGATTTTAAAGACAGAGTGTACCTTCAGCAGAATTTTCCAGGAGACATTTCACTGGTCATCACAAATGTGACCCTGAATGACAGTGGACAGTACCGCTGTGAGGTTATTGATGGGTTGGAAGACGAGAGTGCAGCAGTGGATCTGGAGCTCAGAG GTGTGGTGTTCCCATACCAGCCTCATAACGGTCGTTATCACCTGAGTTTCCAGGCTGCACAACGGACATGTGAAGAGCAGGACGCTGCAGTAGCTACCTTCGAGCAGCTGTACGCTGCTTGGCAGGAGGGTCTGGACTGGTGTAATGCTGGATGGCTGGCAGATGGTACAGTGCAGTACCCTATTACTCAGCCCCGGTTGCCCTGCGGGGGTCTAGGACTTGCTCCTGGACTCCGGAGCTATGGAAccagacacaaacacatccacaaATTTGATGTATTCTGCTTCTCCTCCTCTATCACAG GCCAGGTATACTACCTTCAGCATCCAGAGAAGCTGAATTTCACAGAGGCGGTCCAAGCCTGTCTTGAGGATGGTAGTCAAAAAGCAAAAGTGGGTCAGATGTATGCAGCATGGAGGTTCCTGGGACTTGACCGCTGTGATGCTGGCTGGCTGGCTGATGGGAGTGTGCGCTACCCCATATCTAACCCCCGACAAAACTGTGGTCCTCAGGAGCCAGGTGTCCGCAGCTTTGGCTTCCCCTCTCCACACCACAAGCAtggggtgtactgctatagCTCTAGGTAA
- the LOC136678204 gene encoding lactadherin-like, translated as MRFRSVHRSSAFVLACLIICCVAGVNGEYCKENVCHNGGTCVTGVGEEPFICICAEGFAGNTCNATENGPCSPNPCKNDGECEMISSSRRGDVFNGYVCKCAPGFEGTHCHINVNDCANQPCKNGGKCRDLNGDYTCQCPSPYVGKQCHLSCISLLGMEAGGIVESQISSSSVDFGILGLQRWGPELARLNNQGMVNAWSSAPHDKNPWIEIDLQKKMRLTGIITQGASRMGMAEFIKAFKVASSFDGKSYTVHRSDGQRKDKVFVGNTDNDSTKTNLFDPPIVAQFIRIIPVVCRKACTLRLELIGCELNVHSGAVGCVEPQGMKSRLISDGQLSASSAFRTWGIDAFTWLPHYARLDKQGKTNAWSAATNNRSEWLQLDLEKPKRITGIITQGAKDFGTVQFVSAFQIAYSNDGQSWTVVKDDNNKTDKIFQGNIDNNTHKKNLFEPPFFARYVRFLPWEWHERITLRMELLGCDA; from the exons ATGAGGTTCAGAAGTGTCCATCGCTCCTCTGCTTTCGTCCTCGCCTGTTTAATCATCTGCTGTGTTGCCGGTGTAAATG GAGAGTACTGCAAGGAGAATGTGTGCCATAACGGAGGCACATGTGTGACTGGTGTGGGAGAGGAACCCTTCATCTGCATCTGTGCAGAAGGTTTTGCAGGAAACACCTGCAATGCCACAGAAAATG GTCCATGTAGCCCCAACCCTTGTAAAAACGATGGCGAATGTGAGATGATCTCAAGCTCCAGACGAGGAGATGTTTTTAATGGCTACGTCTGTAAGTGTGCTCCTGGCTTTGAGGGCACCCACTGCCATATCA ATGTGAATGACTGTGCTAATCAGCCTTGTAAGAATGGGGGCAAATGTCGAGATCTGAATGGAGATTACACCTGCCAGTGTCCATCACCTTATGTAGGCAAGCAATGCCATCTAA GCTGTATCTCTTTGTTAGGAATGGAGGCAGGGGGGATAGTGGAATCCCAGATTTCTTCCTCTTCTGTAGACTTTGGCATTCTGGGGCTTCAGCGCTGGGGTCCTGAACTTGCACGCCTCAACAACCAGGGCATGGTCAATGCTTGGAGCTCAGCCCCCCATGACAAAAACCCCTGGATCGAG ATCGACCTGCAGAAGAAGATGCGTCTCACTGGCATCATCACTCAGGGAGCCAGTCGCATGGGGATGGCTGAGTTTATCAAAGCCTTTAAGGTGGCATCCAGCTTCGATGGCAAATCCTACACAGTGCACCGAAGTGACGGTCAGAGGAAAGACAAG GTGTTTGTTGGGAACACTGATAATGACAGCACCAAGACAAACCTGTTTGACCCCCCGATTGTGGCTCAGTTCATCCGCATCATCCCTGTGGTGTGTCGCAAAGCCTGCACTCTGCGTCTGGAGCTCATTGGCTGTGAGCTCAATG tgcACTCCGGTGCAGTTGGTTGTGTTGAGCCTCAGGGTATGAAGTCTCGTCTTATCTCAGATGGCCAGCTATCAGCTTCCAGTGCTTTCCGCACCTGGGGCATAGATGCATTCACATGGCTGCCCCATTATGCTCGCCTGGACAAGCAAGGCAAGACCAATGCCTGGTCTGCAGCCACCAACAACCGCTCTGAGTGGCTTCAG CTGGACTTGGAGAAGCCTAAAAGAATCACAGGGATCATCACTCAAGGAGCTAAAGACTTTGGCACTGTGCAGTTTGTGTCTGCCTTTCAAATTGCCTACAGTAATGACGGCCAGTCATGGACAGTTGTTAAAGatgacaacaacaaaacagacaag ATTTTCCAAGGCAACATTGACAACAACACTCACAAAAAGAACTTATTTGAGCCACCCTTCTTTGCCCGGTATGTGCGCTTCCTGCCCTGGGAGTGGCATGAACGGATCACCTTGAGGATGGAGCTCCTGGGCTGTGATGCTTAG
- the LOC136677760 gene encoding carnitine O-palmitoyltransferase 1, liver isoform-like isoform X1, producing the protein MAEAHQAVAFQFTVSPDGIDLQLSHEALRQVYLSGVHSWKKKFVRFKNGIMTGVYPGSAPGLMLVLAGYMGRAKYAQLDPSLGLFLKVGKYMPVSKYMSLDTQRRVGGVLVGMGLWVVIIFTMRNVLRGLLSWHGWMSERHRRVSWKTRVWLVLVKVFSGMQTPTLYSFQTSLPTLPLPSVKDTMRRYLESVRPLLDDKEYKRMEELALDFQKNLGPKLQWYLKLKSLWATNYVSDWWEEYIYLRGRSPIMVNSNYYAMDFLNIFPTHLQSARAGNAIHAIMLYRRKLDRAQIKPLYALAKRVPFCSAQWERLFNTSRIPGQERDTLQHVSNSRHIVVYHKGRYFKVGMFYDGRLLLPREIEQQMERILADTSEPQPGEEKLAALTAGNRVPWACARDAYLRQGKNRQSLDAVEKAAFFVSLDDTEQRHDPDKQVESLRSYAKSLLHGKCYDRWFDKSFNMIIYKNGTMGLNAEHSWADAPIIGHLWEHVLSMDTKLSYTADGHCKGQPHRNLPGPQRLQWNIPSECQSMIANSLAVAQALADDVDSHIIPFQDFGKGLIKKCKTSPDAFIQIALQLAHFKDKGMFCLTYEASMTRLFREGRTETVRSCTSETCAFVKAMVNNEPREKKLMLLKQAAEKHQQLYRLAMTGKGIDRHLFCLYVVSKYLGQDSPFLQEVLSEPWRLSTSQTPLQQMELFDLVKHPELVSSGGGFGPVADDGYGVAYIIVGENLINFHISCKHSSPETDSHRFGNHIRQAMLDMLGLFQLDLKTLK; encoded by the exons ATGGCAGAAGCTCACCAGGCTGTCGCCTTCCAGTTTACCGTCTCTCCTGATGGTATTGACCTGCAGCTTAGCCATGAAGCCCTGCGTCAGGTCTATTTGTCGGGTGTCCACTCATGGAAGAAGAAATTCGTCCGCTTTAAG AATGGTATTATGACTGGAGTATACCCAGGCAGTGCTCCTGGGTTGATGCTGGTATTAGCAGGGTACATGGGACGGGCAAAATATGCTCAGCTGGACCCCTCCTTGGGTCTTTTCCTTAAAGTTGGAAAATATATGCCAGTGAG TAAGTACATGTCTCTGGACACTCAAAGGAGAGTAGGTGGTGTCTTGGTTGGTATGGGGCTCTGGGTTGTCATCATATTTACCATGAGGAATGTCCTGAGGGGCTTGCTGTCCTGGCATGGCTGGATGAGTGAGCGCCACAGACGTGTGTCATGGAAAACACGCGTTTGGTTG GTACTTGTGAAGGTTTTCTCTGGGATGCAAACACCAACACTGTATAGCTTCCAGACATCACTTCCGACCTTGCCTCTACCATCTGTGAAGGACACAATGagaaga TATCTGGAGTCCGTGCGCCCTCTCCTGGATGATAAAGAGTACAAAAGAATGGAAGAACTTGCTTTAGACTTCCAGAAAAATCTTGGCCCCAAACTCCAGTGGTATCTGAAGCTGAAATCCCTATGGGCCACTAATTAT GTCAGTGACTGGTGGGAGGAGTATATCTACCTTAGAGGCAGAAGCCCAATTATGGTCAATAGCAACTATTATGCAATG GACTTCCTCAATATTTTCCCCACACATCTTCAGTCAGCAAGAGCTGGTAATGCCATCCACGCCATCATGCTGTATAGGAGGAAACTGGACCGAGCTCAGATTAAACCG CTCTATGCTCTAGCTAAGAGAGTACCGTTCTGTTCTGCCCAATGGGAACGGCTGTTCAATACCAGCCGTATCCCAGGCCAGGAGAGGG ACACACTGCAGCACGTGTCGAACAGCAGGCATATTGTGGTGTACCATAAGGGGCGCTATTTTAAGGTGGGGATGTTTTATGATGGCCGACTGCTCTTGCCCCGGGAGATTGAGCAGCAGATGGAAAGGATCCTAGCAGACACCTCGGAGCCCCAGCCAGGAGAGGAGAAACTTGCTGCCCTCACTGCAGGAAACAG AGTGCCCTGGGCGTGTGCCCGTGATGCCTATCTCAGACAGGGTAAGAATAGGCAGTCGCTAGATGCTGTGGAGAAAGCTGCTTTTTTCGTCTCCTTGGATGACACTGAACAGCGCCATGACCCAGACAAACAAGTGGAGTCTCTTCGAAGCTACGCCAAGTCTCTGCTGCACGGCAAGTGCTACGACAG ATGGTTTGATAAATCTTTCAACATGATCATATACAAAAATGGAACCATGGGCCTGAATGCAGAACACAGCTGGGCTGATGCACCAATCATTGGCCACCTCTGGGAG CATGTGCTGTCCATGGACACTAAGCTGAGCTACACAGCTGATGGCCACTGCAAAGGACAGCCTCACCGCAACCTCCCTGGACCTCAAAGGCTACAGTGGAATATCCCATCTGAG TGCCAGAGCATGATCGCCAACTCCCTGGCCGTGGCCCAGGCTTTGGCTGATGATGTGGACTCCCACATCATCCCCTTCCAGGATTTCGGGAAAGGCCTGATCAAGAAGTGCAAAACCAGCCCGGACGCCTTCATACAGATCGCCCTGCAGCTTGCCCACTTCAAG GACAAAGGAATGTTCTGCTTGACGTATGAGGCATCCATGACTCGTCTTTTCAGAGAGGGCCGGACAGAGACTGTGCGCTCCTGCACCAGTGAGACCTGTGCTTTTGTTAAGGCCATGGTCAACAATGAGCCG AGAGAAAAGAAACTGATGCTGCTGAAGCAGGCAGCTGAGAAACACCAGCAGTTATACCGTTTAGCTATGACGGGGAAAGGAATCGACCGCCACCTCTTCTGCCTCTATGTGGTTTCGAAGTACTTGGGACAGGATTCCCCCTTCCTTCAAGAG GTTCTGTCAGAGCCGTGGAGGCTGTCCACCAGTCAGACTCCACTGCAGCAGATGGAGCTTTTTGACCTGGTGAAGCACCCTGAGCTCGTCTCCAGTGGTGGAGGCTTTGGGCCG GTGGCTGATGATGGGTATGGTGTGGCCTACATTATTGTGGGCGAGAACCTCATTAACTTTCACATCTCCTGCAAGCACTCCAGTCCAGAAACT gACTCTCATCGCTTTGGCAACCACATCAGACAGGCAATGCTCGACATGTTGGGCTTGTTTCAGCTGGACCTGAAGACTCTGAAGTGA
- the LOC136677760 gene encoding carnitine O-palmitoyltransferase 1, liver isoform-like isoform X2: protein MAEAHQAVAFQFTVSPDGIDLQLSHEALRQVYLSGVHSWKKKFVRFKNGIMTGVYPGSAPGLMLVLAGYMGRAKYAQLDPSLGLFLKVGKYMPVSKYMSLDTQRRVGGVLVGMGLWVVIIFTMRNVLRGLLSWHGWMSERHRRVSWKTRVWLVLVKVFSGMQTPTLYSFQTSLPTLPLPSVKDTMRRYLESVRPLLDDKEYKRMEELALDFQKNLGPKLQWYLKLKSLWATNYVSDWWEEYIYLRGRSPIMVNSNYYAMDFLNIFPTHLQSARAGNAIHAIMLYRRKLDRAQIKPLLLQNTIPMCSSQYERMFNTSRIPGIESDTLQHVSNSRHIVVYHKGRYFKVGMFYDGRLLLPREIEQQMERILADTSEPQPGEEKLAALTAGNRVPWACARDAYLRQGKNRQSLDAVEKAAFFVSLDDTEQRHDPDKQVESLRSYAKSLLHGKCYDRWFDKSFNMIIYKNGTMGLNAEHSWADAPIIGHLWEHVLSMDTKLSYTADGHCKGQPHRNLPGPQRLQWNIPSECQSMIANSLAVAQALADDVDSHIIPFQDFGKGLIKKCKTSPDAFIQIALQLAHFKDKGMFCLTYEASMTRLFREGRTETVRSCTSETCAFVKAMVNNEPREKKLMLLKQAAEKHQQLYRLAMTGKGIDRHLFCLYVVSKYLGQDSPFLQEVLSEPWRLSTSQTPLQQMELFDLVKHPELVSSGGGFGPVADDGYGVAYIIVGENLINFHISCKHSSPETDSHRFGNHIRQAMLDMLGLFQLDLKTLK from the exons ATGGCAGAAGCTCACCAGGCTGTCGCCTTCCAGTTTACCGTCTCTCCTGATGGTATTGACCTGCAGCTTAGCCATGAAGCCCTGCGTCAGGTCTATTTGTCGGGTGTCCACTCATGGAAGAAGAAATTCGTCCGCTTTAAG AATGGTATTATGACTGGAGTATACCCAGGCAGTGCTCCTGGGTTGATGCTGGTATTAGCAGGGTACATGGGACGGGCAAAATATGCTCAGCTGGACCCCTCCTTGGGTCTTTTCCTTAAAGTTGGAAAATATATGCCAGTGAG TAAGTACATGTCTCTGGACACTCAAAGGAGAGTAGGTGGTGTCTTGGTTGGTATGGGGCTCTGGGTTGTCATCATATTTACCATGAGGAATGTCCTGAGGGGCTTGCTGTCCTGGCATGGCTGGATGAGTGAGCGCCACAGACGTGTGTCATGGAAAACACGCGTTTGGTTG GTACTTGTGAAGGTTTTCTCTGGGATGCAAACACCAACACTGTATAGCTTCCAGACATCACTTCCGACCTTGCCTCTACCATCTGTGAAGGACACAATGagaaga TATCTGGAGTCCGTGCGCCCTCTCCTGGATGATAAAGAGTACAAAAGAATGGAAGAACTTGCTTTAGACTTCCAGAAAAATCTTGGCCCCAAACTCCAGTGGTATCTGAAGCTGAAATCCCTATGGGCCACTAATTAT GTCAGTGACTGGTGGGAGGAGTATATCTACCTTAGAGGCAGAAGCCCAATTATGGTCAATAGCAACTATTATGCAATG GACTTCCTCAATATTTTCCCCACACATCTTCAGTCAGCAAGAGCTGGTAATGCCATCCACGCCATCATGCTGTATAGGAGGAAACTGGACCGAGCTCAGATTAAACCG CTTTTGCTTCAAAACACTATCCCAATGTGCTCGTCTCAATACGAGCGCATGTTCAACACCAGTCGCATCCCAGGCATAGAATCAG ACACACTGCAGCACGTGTCGAACAGCAGGCATATTGTGGTGTACCATAAGGGGCGCTATTTTAAGGTGGGGATGTTTTATGATGGCCGACTGCTCTTGCCCCGGGAGATTGAGCAGCAGATGGAAAGGATCCTAGCAGACACCTCGGAGCCCCAGCCAGGAGAGGAGAAACTTGCTGCCCTCACTGCAGGAAACAG AGTGCCCTGGGCGTGTGCCCGTGATGCCTATCTCAGACAGGGTAAGAATAGGCAGTCGCTAGATGCTGTGGAGAAAGCTGCTTTTTTCGTCTCCTTGGATGACACTGAACAGCGCCATGACCCAGACAAACAAGTGGAGTCTCTTCGAAGCTACGCCAAGTCTCTGCTGCACGGCAAGTGCTACGACAG ATGGTTTGATAAATCTTTCAACATGATCATATACAAAAATGGAACCATGGGCCTGAATGCAGAACACAGCTGGGCTGATGCACCAATCATTGGCCACCTCTGGGAG CATGTGCTGTCCATGGACACTAAGCTGAGCTACACAGCTGATGGCCACTGCAAAGGACAGCCTCACCGCAACCTCCCTGGACCTCAAAGGCTACAGTGGAATATCCCATCTGAG TGCCAGAGCATGATCGCCAACTCCCTGGCCGTGGCCCAGGCTTTGGCTGATGATGTGGACTCCCACATCATCCCCTTCCAGGATTTCGGGAAAGGCCTGATCAAGAAGTGCAAAACCAGCCCGGACGCCTTCATACAGATCGCCCTGCAGCTTGCCCACTTCAAG GACAAAGGAATGTTCTGCTTGACGTATGAGGCATCCATGACTCGTCTTTTCAGAGAGGGCCGGACAGAGACTGTGCGCTCCTGCACCAGTGAGACCTGTGCTTTTGTTAAGGCCATGGTCAACAATGAGCCG AGAGAAAAGAAACTGATGCTGCTGAAGCAGGCAGCTGAGAAACACCAGCAGTTATACCGTTTAGCTATGACGGGGAAAGGAATCGACCGCCACCTCTTCTGCCTCTATGTGGTTTCGAAGTACTTGGGACAGGATTCCCCCTTCCTTCAAGAG GTTCTGTCAGAGCCGTGGAGGCTGTCCACCAGTCAGACTCCACTGCAGCAGATGGAGCTTTTTGACCTGGTGAAGCACCCTGAGCTCGTCTCCAGTGGTGGAGGCTTTGGGCCG GTGGCTGATGATGGGTATGGTGTGGCCTACATTATTGTGGGCGAGAACCTCATTAACTTTCACATCTCCTGCAAGCACTCCAGTCCAGAAACT gACTCTCATCGCTTTGGCAACCACATCAGACAGGCAATGCTCGACATGTTGGGCTTGTTTCAGCTGGACCTGAAGACTCTGAAGTGA